In Daphnia pulicaria isolate SC F1-1A chromosome 5, SC_F0-13Bv2, whole genome shotgun sequence, a single genomic region encodes these proteins:
- the LOC124341372 gene encoding uncharacterized protein LOC124341372 isoform X1, whose translation MSHNVTVTRTTTTVTTTSAILLNTGYLKTTSGILKLLQLILGCVIVGLVGHYFARSSPLFFTAELFLLLIATTCLITTTCLLISCLLSISTATIIAKTMFVSMLLIPESVLYLCATIYHLTIIVSRNAGYSVAEYGYNNKIFAGALGAINTGLYFFSALLAFRIYRRV comes from the exons ATGTCTCACAACGTCACCGTCACCCGGACGACAACAACCGTGACCACCACTTCGGCTATCCTGCTGAACACGGGCTATTTAAAGACGACGTCCGGAATCCTCAAGCTCTTGCAACTG ATTCTGGGATGCGTCATCGTCGGATTGGTCGGCCACTATTTCGCCCGCAGCAGCCCGCTTTTCTtcacg GCGGAGCTATTTCTATTATTGATCGCCACAACCTGTTTGATCACGACGACCTGCTTGCTGATCAGCTGCCTTTTGTCCATCTCAACGGCCACCATTATCGCCAAGACCATGTTT GTCAGCATGCTTCTCATTCCCGAAAGTGTCCTCTACCTGTGTGCCACTATATACCACTTGACGATCATTGTATCGCGTAATGCCGGATACTCCGTCGCAGAGTACGGCtacaacaataaaattttcgCCGGG GCATTGGGAGCCATCAACACAGGATTATATTTCTTTAGTGCTCTCCTGGCCTTCCGCATTTACAGACGTGTATAA
- the LOC124341372 gene encoding uncharacterized protein LOC124341372 isoform X2, producing MSHNVTVTRTTTTVTTTSAILLNTGYLKTTSGILKLLQLILGCVIVGLVGHYFARSSPLFFTAELFLLLIATTCLITTTCLLISCLLSISTATIIAKTMFELVYHGIAFGLYLASSVYMLVQASPYQNYRDPKISAMIAAGALGAINTGLYFFSALLAFRIYRRV from the exons ATGTCTCACAACGTCACCGTCACCCGGACGACAACAACCGTGACCACCACTTCGGCTATCCTGCTGAACACGGGCTATTTAAAGACGACGTCCGGAATCCTCAAGCTCTTGCAACTG ATTCTGGGATGCGTCATCGTCGGATTGGTCGGCCACTATTTCGCCCGCAGCAGCCCGCTTTTCTtcacg GCGGAGCTATTTCTATTATTGATCGCCACAACCTGTTTGATCACGACGACCTGCTTGCTGATCAGCTGCCTTTTGTCCATCTCAACGGCCACCATTATCGCCAAGACCATGTTT GAACTAGTCTACCATGGGATCGCGTTCGGTCTTTACCTGGCGTCATCCGTCTACATGCTCGTGCAGGCGTCGCCCTATCAGAATTACAGAGATCCGAAGATAAGCGCCATGATTGCGGCCGGG GCATTGGGAGCCATCAACACAGGATTATATTTCTTTAGTGCTCTCCTGGCCTTCCGCATTTACAGACGTGTATAA
- the LOC124340811 gene encoding alanine--tRNA ligase, cytoplasmic-like isoform X2, translating into MDTSLSAAKIRQMYMDFFIEKKSHIYVHSSSTIPKDDPTLLFANAGMNQFKPLFLGTVDPNSDMSKWIRVVNTQKCIRAGGKHNDLDDVGKDVYHHTFFEMLGNWSFGDYFKKEVCTWAWELLTDVFQLPKDRLYVTYFGGNENAGLQPDEECRQIWLSLGLPAERILPGSMKDNFWEMGDVGPCGPCSEIHFDRIGGRDAAHLVNMDDPDVLEIWNLVFMTFNRETDSSLKPLPRKHIDCGMGFERLVSVIQDKRSNYDTDIFQPIFEAIQKGTNAPAYQGKVGAEDVNGVDMAYRVLADHARTLTIALSDGGRPDNVGRGYVLRRVLRRGVRYATEKLNAKPGFFASLVPTVCQVLGSTFPEVNRDPQLVIDIINDEETQFLKTLTRGRDLLERTISKLNGQTTLPGDVAWRLYDTYGFPVDLTQLMSEEKGLSIDMVAYEEAKKQAQLLSQGKGSGVDDTIAFDVHAITELQNKGVPPTDDSFKYNYKSVSDAVDSPYEFDVCTSKVIAIRFQKAFHEEVSSGVECGILLDRTSFYAESGGQAYDEGFITKIGDEGTEFTVKNVQVRGGYVIHLGNVEGTLRVGDEVKLSIDQSRRRLIMSNHTGTHVLNYALRQVVGNEADQRGSLVAPDRMRFDFTNKAAMTVDQVKQTERIANEMIRKNQEVYAKESSLVVAKAVQGLRAVFEETYPDPVRVVSIGIPVEQLEADPANPAGNSTSIEFCGGTHVKRSGHIGDFVISAEEAIAKGIRRIVAITGPEASKALKKADLLQKEVDAVSAKVDAFVSQNDKTLSVKELSRIIVDLSDDVSQANIAYWKKDDLRSILKGLKKRADDVERAIKAAVVNDVAEAAKKLVAEQVNTPFIVHEFNAFSNSKALDGALKQVKSLSPETAAIFFSVDAEANKIVVLAAAPKGANDRGLKANEWVADVSALLDGKGGGSAGSAQATGNNPAGLAEAMKKAKAFAQSKLGLDAEISASTTKLGTERVDGPTLFSKSGNIRTNIALITAKYANIKLNVSTDLPSSTFITNKLPALSAGDVTISGISSIALFLAPKPLKGKDSLEEAQILQWINLAEHEILPAVLALTDNSAAAKPSQNRARQEILHYLDVLNKVLLTRTYLVGETVTLADVSVVCTLVPVFDRVMDAATRSKSSNVLRWYNTITPQPNVKHVLGETK; encoded by the exons ATGGACACCTCACTTTCTGCTGCCAAAATCCGTCAGATGTACATGGACTTCTTCATTGAGAAGAAAAGTCACATTTATGTCCACTCATCATCAACTATCCCAAAAGATGACCCCACTCTGCTGTTTGCAAATGCGGGTATGAATCAG TTCAAGCCACTCTTCCTTGGAACTGTTGACCCCAACAGTGATATGTCTAAATGGATTCGAGTAGTTAATACACAAAAGTGTATTCGTGCTGGTGGAAAGCATAATGATTTGGATGATGTTGGAAAAGATGTGTACCATCACACCTTCTTTGAAATGTTGGGAAATTGGTCATTTGGCGATTACTTCAAG AAAGAAGTTTGTACATGGGCCTGGGAACTACTAACTGATGTATTTCAACTGCCAAAGGATCGTCTTTATGTAACCTATTTTGGTGGCAATGAGAATGCAGGACTTCAGCCGGATGAAGAATGTAGGCAAATATGGTTATCTCTCGG ACTGCCAGCTGAACGCATTTTGCCTGGATCAATGAAAGATAATTTCTGGGAAATGGGTGATGTGGGTCCTTGTGGACCTTGTTCAGAAATCcattttgacagaattggAGGAAGAGATGCTGCCCATCTGGTGAACATGGATGACCCAGATGTATTGGAAATCTGGAATCTCGTGTTTATGACCTTTAATCGAGAAACCGATTCTTCTCTCAAGCCATTGCCAAGGAAGCATATTGATTGCGGGATGGGATTTGAACGTTTGGTTTCTGTTATTCAAGATAAACGAAGTAATTACGATACTGACATTTTTCAGCCGATTTTTGAAGCCATCCAAAAG GGAACCAACGCTCCAGCGTATCAGGGTAAAGTTGGAGCAGAAGACGTGAATGGTGTTGACATGGCTTATCGTGTGTTGGCAGATCATGCGCGTACGCTTACGATTGCTCTTTCCGACGGTGGGCGACCTGATAATGTTGGCAGAGG GTATGTACTTCGTCGAGTACTTCGTCGTGGAGTTCGTTACGCGACCGAGAAACTAAATGCCAAACCAGGATTCTTTGCGAGCCTGGTTCCAACAGTTTGTCAAGTTCTGGGCTCAACATTCCCTGAG GTCAACAGGGATCCTCAACTGGTAATTGATATCATCAACGATGAAGAAACTCAGTTTTTGAAGACCCTCACTCGAGGTCGAGATTTACTAGAACGAACAATCTCAAAACTCAATGGTCAAACCACTCTTCCTG GTGACGTTGCTTGGCGATTGTACGATACATACGGGTTTCCTGTCGATTTAACTCAGCTTATGAGTGAAGAAAAGGGTCTGTCAATCGATATGGTAGCTTATGAAGAAGCTAAGAAACAAGCACAG CTGCTTTCTCAAGGTAAAGGTTCGGGTGTCGATGACACAATCGCCTTTGACGTACATGCCATCACAGAACTGCAAAACAAAGGAGTTCCTCCCACTGATGATTCGTTTAAGTACAACTATAAAAGCGTGTCTGATGCCGTCGACAGTCCATACG AATTTGATGTGTGCACCAGCAAGGTTATCGCAATTCGATTCCAGAAAGCTTTCCATGAAGAAGTTTCCAGTGGTGTAGAATGCGGAATTCTTTTGGATCGAACTTCTTTCTATGCAGAGAGCGGAGGCCAAGCATACGATGAAGGTTTCATTACCAAAATCGGCGATGAG GGAACCGAGTTCACTGTAAAAAATGTGCAAGTCCGTGGTGGATATGTTATCCATTTAGGCAACGTGGAAGGTACCTTGCGAGTTGGCGACGAGGTCAAACTCAGCATTGATCAATCCAGAAGAAGATTGATTATGAGCAATCACACTGGAACTCACGTTCTCAATTACGCATTGAGACAAGTTGTCGGCAATGAAGCCGATCAACGAGGATCTCTTGTGGCTCCCGATCGAATGCGTTTCGATTTTACCAATAAG GCTGCGATGACCGTAGATCAAGTAAAGCAGACAGAGCGGATTGCTAATGAAATGATCCGCAAAAACCAggaagtgtacgccaaagaaTCGTCTTTGGTGGTAGCTAAAGCTGTTCAAGGACTTCGTGCAGTATTTGAAGAAACATATCCCGACCCGGTTCGCGTCGTTTCCATAGGTATCCCTGTTGAACAGCTGGAAGCTGATCCAGCAAACCCAGCCGGCAATTCTACTTCCATCGAGTTCTGTGGTGGAAC ACACGTGAAACGATCTGGCCATATTGGAGACTTTGTTATCTCTGCAGAAGAGGCTATCGCTAAAGGCATTCGCCGTATTGTTGCTATTACTGGGCCTGAAGCATCAAAG GCATTGAAGAAAGCGGATCTTCTGCAGAAGGAAGTCGATGCTGTGTCCGCGAAGGTGGACGCCTTTGTCAGCCAGAATGACAAAACTCTTTCTGTGAAAGAGCTGTCTCGCATCATTGTCGATCTTTCAGACGACGTTTCTCAAGCTAACATCGCATACTGGAAGAAGGACGACTTGCGTAGCATTTTGAAGGGTCTAAAGAAGCGAGCGGACGACGTGGAGCGTGCGATTAAAGCTGCTGTCGTGAATGACGTTGCCGAGGCTGCCAAGAAATTGGTCGCAGAACAAGTCAACACTCCCTTTATCGTCCATGAATTCAATGCCTTCTCAAACAGCAAG GCCCTTGACGGTGCTTTGAAGCAAGTAAAATCCTTATCGCCGGAAACTGCTGCCATTTTCTTCAGTGTAGACGCTGaagcaaataaaattgttgtacTTGCTGCTGCACCCAAG GGTGCGAATGATCGTGGTCTCAAGGCTAACGAATGGGTCGCCGACGTCAGCGCGCTGCTTGATGGTAAAGGTGGTGGAAGTGCAGGTTCAGCCCAAGCAACTGGTAACAATCCCGCTGGTTTAGCCGAAGCTATGAAAAAAGCAAAGGCGTTTGCCCAGTCGAAGCTTGGACTAGATGCTGAGATTTCGGCTTCTACAACCAAACTGGG GACTGAACGTGTGGACGGGCCAACGTTGTTTTCGAAATCTGGAAATATTCGTACGAATATCGCCTTGATTACCGCCAAATACGCTAACATCAAACTGAATGTCTCGACCGATCTACCGTCATCAACTTTCATCACAAATAAG TTACCTGCGCTGTCTGCTGGAGATGTCACCATCTCGGGAATATCCTCGATCGCCCTATTTCTGGCACCTAAGCCTTTGAAGGGAAAAGACTCGCTTGAAGAAGCACAAATTCTACAATGGATTAACCTTGCCGAACATGAAATTCTGCCCGCCGTCTTGGCTTTGACAGAcaactctgctgctgctaagCCGTCGCAAAATCGTGCTCGACAAGAAATTCTTCACTACTTGGACGTTTTGAACAAAGTTCTGCTGACCCGCACTTACCTTGTCGGAGAAACTGTAACTCTGGCTGATGTATCCGTTGTCTGCACACTGGTTCCGGTTTTCGATCGTGTGATGGACGCCGCCACCCGTTCGAAATCATCTAACGTCTTGCGCTGGTACAATACCATCACACCGCAGCCAAACGTCAAACATGTTCTCGGTGAGACAAAGTAA
- the LOC124340811 gene encoding alanine--tRNA ligase, cytoplasmic-like isoform X1: MPKANSCCEFALFLYLKCSSMDTSLSAAKIRQMYMDFFIEKKSHIYVHSSSTIPKDDPTLLFANAGMNQFKPLFLGTVDPNSDMSKWIRVVNTQKCIRAGGKHNDLDDVGKDVYHHTFFEMLGNWSFGDYFKKEVCTWAWELLTDVFQLPKDRLYVTYFGGNENAGLQPDEECRQIWLSLGLPAERILPGSMKDNFWEMGDVGPCGPCSEIHFDRIGGRDAAHLVNMDDPDVLEIWNLVFMTFNRETDSSLKPLPRKHIDCGMGFERLVSVIQDKRSNYDTDIFQPIFEAIQKGTNAPAYQGKVGAEDVNGVDMAYRVLADHARTLTIALSDGGRPDNVGRGYVLRRVLRRGVRYATEKLNAKPGFFASLVPTVCQVLGSTFPEVNRDPQLVIDIINDEETQFLKTLTRGRDLLERTISKLNGQTTLPGDVAWRLYDTYGFPVDLTQLMSEEKGLSIDMVAYEEAKKQAQLLSQGKGSGVDDTIAFDVHAITELQNKGVPPTDDSFKYNYKSVSDAVDSPYEFDVCTSKVIAIRFQKAFHEEVSSGVECGILLDRTSFYAESGGQAYDEGFITKIGDEGTEFTVKNVQVRGGYVIHLGNVEGTLRVGDEVKLSIDQSRRRLIMSNHTGTHVLNYALRQVVGNEADQRGSLVAPDRMRFDFTNKAAMTVDQVKQTERIANEMIRKNQEVYAKESSLVVAKAVQGLRAVFEETYPDPVRVVSIGIPVEQLEADPANPAGNSTSIEFCGGTHVKRSGHIGDFVISAEEAIAKGIRRIVAITGPEASKALKKADLLQKEVDAVSAKVDAFVSQNDKTLSVKELSRIIVDLSDDVSQANIAYWKKDDLRSILKGLKKRADDVERAIKAAVVNDVAEAAKKLVAEQVNTPFIVHEFNAFSNSKALDGALKQVKSLSPETAAIFFSVDAEANKIVVLAAAPKGANDRGLKANEWVADVSALLDGKGGGSAGSAQATGNNPAGLAEAMKKAKAFAQSKLGLDAEISASTTKLGTERVDGPTLFSKSGNIRTNIALITAKYANIKLNVSTDLPSSTFITNKLPALSAGDVTISGISSIALFLAPKPLKGKDSLEEAQILQWINLAEHEILPAVLALTDNSAAAKPSQNRARQEILHYLDVLNKVLLTRTYLVGETVTLADVSVVCTLVPVFDRVMDAATRSKSSNVLRWYNTITPQPNVKHVLGETK, translated from the exons ATGCCAAAGGCTAACAGCTGTTGCGAATTCGCCCTGTTTCt ATACCTAAAGTGCAGCAGCATGGACACCTCACTTTCTGCTGCCAAAATCCGTCAGATGTACATGGACTTCTTCATTGAGAAGAAAAGTCACATTTATGTCCACTCATCATCAACTATCCCAAAAGATGACCCCACTCTGCTGTTTGCAAATGCGGGTATGAATCAG TTCAAGCCACTCTTCCTTGGAACTGTTGACCCCAACAGTGATATGTCTAAATGGATTCGAGTAGTTAATACACAAAAGTGTATTCGTGCTGGTGGAAAGCATAATGATTTGGATGATGTTGGAAAAGATGTGTACCATCACACCTTCTTTGAAATGTTGGGAAATTGGTCATTTGGCGATTACTTCAAG AAAGAAGTTTGTACATGGGCCTGGGAACTACTAACTGATGTATTTCAACTGCCAAAGGATCGTCTTTATGTAACCTATTTTGGTGGCAATGAGAATGCAGGACTTCAGCCGGATGAAGAATGTAGGCAAATATGGTTATCTCTCGG ACTGCCAGCTGAACGCATTTTGCCTGGATCAATGAAAGATAATTTCTGGGAAATGGGTGATGTGGGTCCTTGTGGACCTTGTTCAGAAATCcattttgacagaattggAGGAAGAGATGCTGCCCATCTGGTGAACATGGATGACCCAGATGTATTGGAAATCTGGAATCTCGTGTTTATGACCTTTAATCGAGAAACCGATTCTTCTCTCAAGCCATTGCCAAGGAAGCATATTGATTGCGGGATGGGATTTGAACGTTTGGTTTCTGTTATTCAAGATAAACGAAGTAATTACGATACTGACATTTTTCAGCCGATTTTTGAAGCCATCCAAAAG GGAACCAACGCTCCAGCGTATCAGGGTAAAGTTGGAGCAGAAGACGTGAATGGTGTTGACATGGCTTATCGTGTGTTGGCAGATCATGCGCGTACGCTTACGATTGCTCTTTCCGACGGTGGGCGACCTGATAATGTTGGCAGAGG GTATGTACTTCGTCGAGTACTTCGTCGTGGAGTTCGTTACGCGACCGAGAAACTAAATGCCAAACCAGGATTCTTTGCGAGCCTGGTTCCAACAGTTTGTCAAGTTCTGGGCTCAACATTCCCTGAG GTCAACAGGGATCCTCAACTGGTAATTGATATCATCAACGATGAAGAAACTCAGTTTTTGAAGACCCTCACTCGAGGTCGAGATTTACTAGAACGAACAATCTCAAAACTCAATGGTCAAACCACTCTTCCTG GTGACGTTGCTTGGCGATTGTACGATACATACGGGTTTCCTGTCGATTTAACTCAGCTTATGAGTGAAGAAAAGGGTCTGTCAATCGATATGGTAGCTTATGAAGAAGCTAAGAAACAAGCACAG CTGCTTTCTCAAGGTAAAGGTTCGGGTGTCGATGACACAATCGCCTTTGACGTACATGCCATCACAGAACTGCAAAACAAAGGAGTTCCTCCCACTGATGATTCGTTTAAGTACAACTATAAAAGCGTGTCTGATGCCGTCGACAGTCCATACG AATTTGATGTGTGCACCAGCAAGGTTATCGCAATTCGATTCCAGAAAGCTTTCCATGAAGAAGTTTCCAGTGGTGTAGAATGCGGAATTCTTTTGGATCGAACTTCTTTCTATGCAGAGAGCGGAGGCCAAGCATACGATGAAGGTTTCATTACCAAAATCGGCGATGAG GGAACCGAGTTCACTGTAAAAAATGTGCAAGTCCGTGGTGGATATGTTATCCATTTAGGCAACGTGGAAGGTACCTTGCGAGTTGGCGACGAGGTCAAACTCAGCATTGATCAATCCAGAAGAAGATTGATTATGAGCAATCACACTGGAACTCACGTTCTCAATTACGCATTGAGACAAGTTGTCGGCAATGAAGCCGATCAACGAGGATCTCTTGTGGCTCCCGATCGAATGCGTTTCGATTTTACCAATAAG GCTGCGATGACCGTAGATCAAGTAAAGCAGACAGAGCGGATTGCTAATGAAATGATCCGCAAAAACCAggaagtgtacgccaaagaaTCGTCTTTGGTGGTAGCTAAAGCTGTTCAAGGACTTCGTGCAGTATTTGAAGAAACATATCCCGACCCGGTTCGCGTCGTTTCCATAGGTATCCCTGTTGAACAGCTGGAAGCTGATCCAGCAAACCCAGCCGGCAATTCTACTTCCATCGAGTTCTGTGGTGGAAC ACACGTGAAACGATCTGGCCATATTGGAGACTTTGTTATCTCTGCAGAAGAGGCTATCGCTAAAGGCATTCGCCGTATTGTTGCTATTACTGGGCCTGAAGCATCAAAG GCATTGAAGAAAGCGGATCTTCTGCAGAAGGAAGTCGATGCTGTGTCCGCGAAGGTGGACGCCTTTGTCAGCCAGAATGACAAAACTCTTTCTGTGAAAGAGCTGTCTCGCATCATTGTCGATCTTTCAGACGACGTTTCTCAAGCTAACATCGCATACTGGAAGAAGGACGACTTGCGTAGCATTTTGAAGGGTCTAAAGAAGCGAGCGGACGACGTGGAGCGTGCGATTAAAGCTGCTGTCGTGAATGACGTTGCCGAGGCTGCCAAGAAATTGGTCGCAGAACAAGTCAACACTCCCTTTATCGTCCATGAATTCAATGCCTTCTCAAACAGCAAG GCCCTTGACGGTGCTTTGAAGCAAGTAAAATCCTTATCGCCGGAAACTGCTGCCATTTTCTTCAGTGTAGACGCTGaagcaaataaaattgttgtacTTGCTGCTGCACCCAAG GGTGCGAATGATCGTGGTCTCAAGGCTAACGAATGGGTCGCCGACGTCAGCGCGCTGCTTGATGGTAAAGGTGGTGGAAGTGCAGGTTCAGCCCAAGCAACTGGTAACAATCCCGCTGGTTTAGCCGAAGCTATGAAAAAAGCAAAGGCGTTTGCCCAGTCGAAGCTTGGACTAGATGCTGAGATTTCGGCTTCTACAACCAAACTGGG GACTGAACGTGTGGACGGGCCAACGTTGTTTTCGAAATCTGGAAATATTCGTACGAATATCGCCTTGATTACCGCCAAATACGCTAACATCAAACTGAATGTCTCGACCGATCTACCGTCATCAACTTTCATCACAAATAAG TTACCTGCGCTGTCTGCTGGAGATGTCACCATCTCGGGAATATCCTCGATCGCCCTATTTCTGGCACCTAAGCCTTTGAAGGGAAAAGACTCGCTTGAAGAAGCACAAATTCTACAATGGATTAACCTTGCCGAACATGAAATTCTGCCCGCCGTCTTGGCTTTGACAGAcaactctgctgctgctaagCCGTCGCAAAATCGTGCTCGACAAGAAATTCTTCACTACTTGGACGTTTTGAACAAAGTTCTGCTGACCCGCACTTACCTTGTCGGAGAAACTGTAACTCTGGCTGATGTATCCGTTGTCTGCACACTGGTTCCGGTTTTCGATCGTGTGATGGACGCCGCCACCCGTTCGAAATCATCTAACGTCTTGCGCTGGTACAATACCATCACACCGCAGCCAAACGTCAAACATGTTCTCGGTGAGACAAAGTAA
- the LOC124341301 gene encoding protein ARV1-like isoform X1: MAKNHFYLCIHCGARNEALFRVFTKSALTLQTCDDCNMIIDKYVEYDFTTIFIDILLLKLSAYRHVLYNSNTKSYLSRLVALTLLSFSYVEWVHQKGKKEHRSEPIFYELEWGYYLIIGQEFIKAALFSLTFLLFGFISSKLIMQQELFSCKHMLHGMAMSYCWNLVTIPSLVWNHYSTYHVLSQIALLISCNHTFHVCICPSYMLSIITIVCAWGVQWSAAHGLQRMHLFS, from the exons ATGGCAAAGAATCATTTCTACTTGTGTATTCATTGTGGCGCTCGAAATGAAGCCTTGTTTCGAGTATTTACTAAAAGTGCATTAACCTTGCAAACTTGT gATGATTGCAATATGATTATTGATAAGTATGTTGAATATGACTTCACAACAATCTTTATTGACATATTGTTACTTAAATTATCTGCATACAGACATGTTTTGTATAACTCCAACACAAAG TCTTATCTATCAAGACTTGTGGCACTCACACTACTTTCCTTTAGCTATGTTGAATGGGTGCATCAGAAAGGCAAAAAGGAGCACAGATCTGAACCCATTTTCTATGAACTTGAATGGGGATATTATCTTATCATTGGCCAGGAATTTATCA AAGCTGCTTTGTTTTCACTTACTTTCCTGCTCTTTGGATTCATCTCCTCAAAGTTAATCATGCAACAGGAACTCTTTTCTTGTAAACATATGCTGCATGGAATGGCCATGAGCTACTGTTG GAACCTTGTAACTATTCCTTCATTAGTATGGAACCACTATTCAACTTACCATGTTTTAAGCCAAATAGCACTTTTAATAAGCTGCAACCACACATTTCATG tttgtATCTGTCCAAGTTACATGTTATCCATTATCACGATTGTGTGTGCTTGGGGAGTCCAGTGGAGTGCAGCGCACGGGTTACAACGTATGCATTTGTTTTcgtaa
- the LOC124341301 gene encoding protein ARV1-like isoform X2, translated as MIIDKYVEYDFTTIFIDILLLKLSAYRHVLYNSNTKSYLSRLVALTLLSFSYVEWVHQKGKKEHRSEPIFYELEWGYYLIIGQEFIKAALFSLTFLLFGFISSKLIMQQELFSCKHMLHGMAMSYCWNLVTIPSLVWNHYSTYHVLSQIALLISCNHTFHVCICPSYMLSIITIVCAWGVQWSAAHGLQRMHLFS; from the exons ATGATTATTGATAAGTATGTTGAATATGACTTCACAACAATCTTTATTGACATATTGTTACTTAAATTATCTGCATACAGACATGTTTTGTATAACTCCAACACAAAG TCTTATCTATCAAGACTTGTGGCACTCACACTACTTTCCTTTAGCTATGTTGAATGGGTGCATCAGAAAGGCAAAAAGGAGCACAGATCTGAACCCATTTTCTATGAACTTGAATGGGGATATTATCTTATCATTGGCCAGGAATTTATCA AAGCTGCTTTGTTTTCACTTACTTTCCTGCTCTTTGGATTCATCTCCTCAAAGTTAATCATGCAACAGGAACTCTTTTCTTGTAAACATATGCTGCATGGAATGGCCATGAGCTACTGTTG GAACCTTGTAACTATTCCTTCATTAGTATGGAACCACTATTCAACTTACCATGTTTTAAGCCAAATAGCACTTTTAATAAGCTGCAACCACACATTTCATG tttgtATCTGTCCAAGTTACATGTTATCCATTATCACGATTGTGTGTGCTTGGGGAGTCCAGTGGAGTGCAGCGCACGGGTTACAACGTATGCATTTGTTTTcgtaa